In Ostrea edulis chromosome 6, xbOstEdul1.1, whole genome shotgun sequence, a single window of DNA contains:
- the LOC125646769 gene encoding galactoside alpha-(1,2)-fucosyltransferase 1-like isoform X1 yields MKGHGRVVMRRIIRTDLLLMILFISLMSNFFCLYLYLRRPKYLLPVHTEENRLCVYFRGGLGNNMFQYASTYGIARTRNMSVGITPASIMFNTFNISSQYLIGKQFCNAAEKVVERRPCAYDRGAVLFLKRNKVNYIHKSYLQSWKYFQNVEDDIRQQFVFMEDIQNKASALIRTLTKPFASENLTVVGVHIRRGDYKLEKNVKYGYTLATGEYLDRSFKYFRDRYHPIVFIVFTNPNAEDVKWCKYHINGSDVVFAPENPREVDMCAISMCNHTIMTVGSFGWWGSFLANGTTIYFKNVARNDSSLRKDFSSDMSDYFFPGWIGME; encoded by the exons GGACATGGGCGTGTAGTGATGAGGCGAATTATCAGAACGG ATCTTCTGCTGATGATTCTGTTCATCAGTCTCATGAGCAACTTTTTTTGCCTCTATTTGTACCTAAGAAGGCCAAAATACCTACTTCCTGTCCACACCGAGGAAAACCGGTTGTGTGTTTACTTCCGGGGAGGCttgggtaacaatatgtttcaGTATGCTTCTACTTACGGAATAGCTCGAACCAGGAACATGTCGGTCGGAATAACACCAGCGTCCATAATGTTTAACACATTCAATATTTCTTCCCAATACTTGATCGGCAAACAGTTTTGCAATGCTGCAGAAAAAGTCGTGGAGAGGAGACCGTGTGCATACGACAGGGGCGCCGTCCTCTTCCTCAAAAGAAACAAAGTAAACTACATTCATAAGTCATATTTACAGTCGTGGAAATATTTCCAAAATGTGGAGGACGATATACGACAACAGTTCGTGTTCATGGAAGATATTCAAAACAAAGCTAGCGCATTAATAAGGACGTTGACCAAACCATTCGCCAGTGAAAACCTGACTGTGGTAGGGGTTCATATACGACGGGGCGACTATAAACTAGAGAAAAATGTCAAATATGGCTATACTCTAGCCACTGGTGAATATCTAGATAggtctttcaaatattttagagACAGATATCATCCTATTGTGTTCATCGTCTTCACAAATCCAAATGCTGAAGATGTAAAATGGTGTAAATACCATATTAATGGAAGTGATGTGGTTTTCGCGCCGGAAAACCCACGGGAAGTGGATATGTGCGCAATTTCGATGTGCAATCACACCATCATGACTGTGGGGTCTTTTGGCTGGTGGGGGAGTTTTCTAGCAAATGGAACCACCATATACTTCAAAAATGTAGCAAGAAACGACAGCAGTCTCAGGAAGGACTTCAGCTCGGATATGTCCGATTACTTTTTCCCAGGGTGGATAGGAATGGAATGA
- the LOC125646769 gene encoding galactoside alpha-(1,2)-fucosyltransferase 1-like isoform X2 yields the protein MRRIIRTDLLLMILFISLMSNFFCLYLYLRRPKYLLPVHTEENRLCVYFRGGLGNNMFQYASTYGIARTRNMSVGITPASIMFNTFNISSQYLIGKQFCNAAEKVVERRPCAYDRGAVLFLKRNKVNYIHKSYLQSWKYFQNVEDDIRQQFVFMEDIQNKASALIRTLTKPFASENLTVVGVHIRRGDYKLEKNVKYGYTLATGEYLDRSFKYFRDRYHPIVFIVFTNPNAEDVKWCKYHINGSDVVFAPENPREVDMCAISMCNHTIMTVGSFGWWGSFLANGTTIYFKNVARNDSSLRKDFSSDMSDYFFPGWIGME from the exons ATGAGGCGAATTATCAGAACGG ATCTTCTGCTGATGATTCTGTTCATCAGTCTCATGAGCAACTTTTTTTGCCTCTATTTGTACCTAAGAAGGCCAAAATACCTACTTCCTGTCCACACCGAGGAAAACCGGTTGTGTGTTTACTTCCGGGGAGGCttgggtaacaatatgtttcaGTATGCTTCTACTTACGGAATAGCTCGAACCAGGAACATGTCGGTCGGAATAACACCAGCGTCCATAATGTTTAACACATTCAATATTTCTTCCCAATACTTGATCGGCAAACAGTTTTGCAATGCTGCAGAAAAAGTCGTGGAGAGGAGACCGTGTGCATACGACAGGGGCGCCGTCCTCTTCCTCAAAAGAAACAAAGTAAACTACATTCATAAGTCATATTTACAGTCGTGGAAATATTTCCAAAATGTGGAGGACGATATACGACAACAGTTCGTGTTCATGGAAGATATTCAAAACAAAGCTAGCGCATTAATAAGGACGTTGACCAAACCATTCGCCAGTGAAAACCTGACTGTGGTAGGGGTTCATATACGACGGGGCGACTATAAACTAGAGAAAAATGTCAAATATGGCTATACTCTAGCCACTGGTGAATATCTAGATAggtctttcaaatattttagagACAGATATCATCCTATTGTGTTCATCGTCTTCACAAATCCAAATGCTGAAGATGTAAAATGGTGTAAATACCATATTAATGGAAGTGATGTGGTTTTCGCGCCGGAAAACCCACGGGAAGTGGATATGTGCGCAATTTCGATGTGCAATCACACCATCATGACTGTGGGGTCTTTTGGCTGGTGGGGGAGTTTTCTAGCAAATGGAACCACCATATACTTCAAAAATGTAGCAAGAAACGACAGCAGTCTCAGGAAGGACTTCAGCTCGGATATGTCCGATTACTTTTTCCCAGGGTGGATAGGAATGGAATGA